One part of the Desulfatiglans anilini DSM 4660 genome encodes these proteins:
- a CDS encoding response regulator: MNRRHRKPRLPFRLGTGHRAPYRGRDSTARGAADACEPPRGCLDEREAPIRKGLQAAVRQTPGIDLDIGCMRPMPIGGRAMFIQHTSTQRNIQAMGLFDESFSSIEVAAILGIHRVTVASWIKQGALEAARTPGGRYLVSRNALRRFLTERGMAIPASLGPIRKKTVVAVDDDPKILEVLKGYFTEVPLEPDWTLQTFLDPLEAALFIGSSKPDLVLLDIVMPNMDGHQLARKIKETSPETKIVVITGHATSSHMEKLEKAPIDGVLQKPFNLKEFRGVLEKNLSAA; the protein is encoded by the coding sequence ATGAACAGGCGGCATCGCAAGCCTCGGCTTCCATTCCGCCTCGGAACCGGCCATCGAGCGCCGTACCGGGGGCGCGATTCGACCGCCCGCGGGGCAGCAGACGCCTGTGAGCCACCGCGCGGGTGCCTCGATGAACGCGAGGCGCCGATCCGGAAGGGACTGCAGGCGGCCGTCCGCCAGACGCCCGGCATCGACCTCGATATCGGCTGTATGAGGCCCATGCCTATCGGCGGCCGGGCAATGTTCATCCAGCATACCTCAACGCAGAGGAATATACAAGCTATGGGCCTTTTCGATGAATCGTTCTCATCGATTGAAGTGGCCGCCATCCTGGGTATTCACAGGGTTACGGTTGCCTCGTGGATCAAACAGGGCGCGCTCGAAGCGGCACGCACCCCCGGGGGCCGTTATCTCGTCAGCCGCAATGCCCTTCGCCGCTTCCTGACGGAGCGCGGCATGGCGATACCCGCATCGCTCGGCCCGATCAGAAAGAAGACGGTCGTGGCAGTCGATGACGACCCCAAGATTCTGGAGGTTCTGAAGGGCTATTTCACGGAAGTCCCCCTGGAACCCGACTGGACGCTGCAGACCTTTCTCGATCCGCTCGAAGCCGCACTGTTCATCGGGTCGTCCAAGCCGGACCTGGTCCTGCTCGATATCGTCATGCCGAACATGGACGGCCATCAACTGGCCCGAAAGATCAAAGAAACCAGCCCTGAAACGAAGATCGTCGTAATCACAGGCCACGCCACGTCCTCCCACATGGAAAAGCTCGAAAAAGCGCCCATCGACGGCGTCCTGCAGAAGCCCTTCAACCTGAAGGAGTTTCGTGGCGTCCTGGAAAAAAACCTTTCGGCGGCGTAG
- a CDS encoding DUF4301 family protein, with the protein MKPGDIEALRARGMQPEEVESQIERFRKGAPFLDLVRPCTVGDGIVRLTEDHQERCLQIFEGRARGRRLVKFVPASGAASRMFRDLLKIRKEVEPVRMDRVRVLAEEGDGAARAGIQFMEGIRRFAFFADLRDRMAAGGLSIEEGIEAGDFTDILDYLLTDQGLDYASLPKGLLLFHAYPERPRTAFEEHLVEAEGYDRSGDGVCRLHFTVSEEHLSGFERRFTEAKPAFESAYGASYAVEFSFQDPSTDTIAVDLENEPFRTEEGDLLFRPGGHGALIRNLGGIDADLIFVKNIDNVAVDRLKPPAIRWKKILAGFLLDLQAKVFSRLDALERGAPDERAEEDAAAFLRDELGVDVEAERKGASGEVWRGRLVELLERPLRVCGMVENAGEPGGGPFWVKGKSGRISRQIVEKAQVDLEAASQQERWRSSTHFNPVDIVCATRGLDGRPFDLSRFVDPEAVIITRKSMGGRDLKALELPGLWNGGMAWWHTVFIEVPLVTFNPVKTVTDLLREAHQPSE; encoded by the coding sequence GTGAAACCGGGAGATATCGAGGCGCTTCGCGCAAGAGGCATGCAACCGGAGGAGGTCGAATCACAGATCGAGCGCTTTCGAAAGGGCGCGCCGTTTCTGGATCTCGTCCGCCCGTGCACGGTCGGCGACGGGATCGTGCGGCTGACGGAGGACCACCAGGAGCGCTGTTTGCAGATCTTCGAAGGCCGTGCGCGGGGGCGCAGACTCGTCAAGTTCGTCCCCGCCTCGGGGGCCGCGAGCCGCATGTTCCGGGATCTCTTGAAGATCCGCAAAGAGGTCGAGCCGGTTCGGATGGACCGGGTGCGGGTGCTGGCGGAAGAAGGGGACGGGGCGGCGCGGGCAGGCATCCAGTTCATGGAGGGGATCCGCCGCTTCGCGTTTTTCGCGGATCTCAGGGACCGGATGGCCGCCGGCGGACTGTCGATCGAGGAGGGGATCGAGGCCGGGGATTTCACCGACATCCTCGACTATCTCCTGACTGACCAGGGGCTGGACTACGCGTCGCTGCCGAAGGGCCTTCTGCTTTTTCACGCCTACCCCGAAAGGCCGCGGACCGCGTTCGAGGAGCACCTCGTGGAGGCGGAGGGTTACGACCGCTCGGGCGACGGGGTCTGCAGGCTGCATTTCACGGTCTCGGAGGAGCACCTTTCAGGATTCGAGCGGCGTTTCACCGAGGCGAAGCCCGCCTTCGAGTCCGCGTACGGGGCCTCCTACGCCGTGGAGTTCTCTTTTCAGGACCCCTCGACGGACACGATCGCCGTCGATCTGGAGAACGAGCCCTTCCGGACGGAGGAAGGAGACCTCCTTTTCAGGCCCGGAGGCCACGGCGCGCTCATCCGGAACCTCGGCGGCATCGACGCGGACCTGATCTTCGTCAAGAACATCGACAACGTGGCGGTCGACCGCTTGAAGCCGCCGGCCATCCGCTGGAAAAAGATCCTGGCCGGATTCCTGCTGGACCTCCAGGCGAAGGTCTTCTCACGCCTGGACGCCCTCGAAAGGGGTGCGCCGGATGAGCGTGCAGAGGAGGATGCGGCCGCCTTCCTGCGGGACGAGCTCGGGGTCGATGTCGAGGCCGAACGGAAGGGGGCTTCCGGCGAGGTCTGGCGCGGGCGGCTGGTCGAACTCCTGGAGCGCCCTCTGCGCGTCTGCGGCATGGTGGAGAACGCCGGCGAGCCCGGCGGCGGACCGTTCTGGGTGAAAGGAAAGAGCGGCAGGATCAGCCGGCAGATCGTCGAAAAGGCCCAGGTCGATCTCGAGGCCGCCTCCCAGCAGGAGCGATGGCGTTCTTCCACCCATTTCAATCCGGTCGACATCGTCTGCGCGACCAGGGGCCTCGACGGACGCCCCTTCGACCTCAGCCGCTTCGTGGACCCCGAGGCGGTGATCATCACGCGCAAATCGATGGGCGGGAGGGACTTGAAGGCCCTCGAGCTCCCGGGGCTCTGGAACGGCGGGATGGCCTGGTGGCACACGGTCTTCATAGAGGTCCCGCTTGTCACCTTCAACCCGGTCAAGACGGTGACGGACCTTCTGAGGGAGGCCCATCAGCCGTCCGAGTAG
- a CDS encoding PAS domain-containing sensor histidine kinase — protein sequence MEQGPMEGEVQDIASLRNFCDVTFYSFVMDSLPVGILTVDRDMRITSFNPWAQTLTGYTEEEVLGRQCGEVLRGGRCGSECPLKKSIHERAPIVWIETTIRKKTGETIPVRIHTSALTDQDGKLMGGVEAFQDMTVVRAMEREKDNIISMFAHDMKSSLTIIGGFVLRLLKKAVDLDDETKAKYLEIIQKETGKLDFLINDFLEFARLQTGKLKLNLQAVSLDKELMELFEAYQSRAMQSGIELEFRSDIILPVILADPNRLRRAFTNILDNAFKFSKKGDVIRIVPDLGEKEISVRIEDQGPGIAAEDLPFIFEAFYRGKKVEGKQEGVGLGLASAKSIVEAHGGRVKAESELGKGSAFTIILPRTERLEKR from the coding sequence ATGGAGCAGGGGCCGATGGAGGGAGAGGTGCAGGACATCGCGAGCCTCCGGAATTTCTGCGATGTCACGTTCTACAGCTTCGTGATGGACAGCCTGCCGGTCGGCATCCTTACGGTCGATCGGGATATGAGGATCACGAGCTTCAACCCGTGGGCGCAGACCCTAACGGGCTACACCGAGGAGGAGGTGCTCGGCCGCCAGTGCGGGGAGGTGCTCCGAGGGGGGCGGTGCGGCTCCGAATGCCCTCTGAAAAAGTCGATTCACGAACGCGCGCCCATCGTGTGGATCGAGACCACGATCCGGAAGAAGACGGGCGAGACGATCCCTGTCAGGATCCACACCTCGGCGCTGACGGACCAGGACGGCAAGCTGATGGGAGGTGTGGAGGCCTTCCAGGACATGACTGTGGTGAGGGCCATGGAGCGCGAGAAGGACAACATCATCTCCATGTTCGCCCACGACATGAAGTCGTCCCTGACGATCATCGGCGGCTTTGTGCTGCGGTTGCTCAAAAAGGCCGTGGATCTTGACGACGAAACGAAGGCGAAATACCTCGAAATCATCCAGAAGGAGACCGGGAAGCTCGATTTCCTGATCAACGACTTCCTCGAGTTCGCGCGCCTGCAGACCGGCAAACTGAAGCTGAACCTGCAGGCCGTCTCTCTCGACAAGGAGCTCATGGAGCTTTTCGAGGCGTATCAGTCGAGGGCCATGCAATCCGGGATCGAGCTCGAGTTCCGGAGCGACATCATCCTGCCGGTGATCCTGGCCGACCCCAACCGCCTGCGCCGTGCCTTCACCAACATCCTGGACAATGCCTTCAAGTTCTCGAAAAAGGGGGATGTCATCCGCATTGTGCCGGATCTGGGGGAGAAGGAGATCTCCGTCCGGATCGAGGACCAGGGCCCCGGGATCGCGGCGGAGGATCTCCCGTTCATCTTCGAGGCCTTCTACCGCGGGAAGAAGGTCGAGGGGAAGCAGGAGGGGGTCGGGCTAGGGCTGGCGAGCGCCAAATCGATCGTCGAGGCGCACGGCGGCCGCGTGAAGGCCGAAAGCGAACTTGGGAAGGGCTCGGCCTTCACCATCATCCTCCCGAGGACCGAGCGGCTCGAGAAGCGGTGA
- a CDS encoding two-component system sensor histidine kinase NtrB, which translates to MAFSEMLPSGAPGRAGSRRAQAGGRAPRGDEPIKEIIVENIITGLPVGLVVISGKGEMTIANPVAGRLLGYPVQEMLGKGWGELFFQNPANDDFNQVMLDAVGQARVHLRRTVYYVRPDGMTLRLLLTTSYVSEDGNVEGVVVLLEDLTELHALYEREKTILEDKNRIQAERVESLRYLALAVAHQIRNPVMSIGGFAQRLKKKASEDTTEARYLQFILEGAARLEKIVESVKAYADSFEPRLQTVRLDEAIRAAVEAFRLEQRGSLERVKWEMELDPVEVRLDPSLFRGGLRELLLNSLQALKGGEGTIGLSLSGAGAAGGWRLEVADSGVGIPESDLPYVLDPFFSTRPDAVGMGLAKVYRVVTDHGGTLELESHEGKGTRVIITMPGGGPAQGSVRERGPAK; encoded by the coding sequence ATGGCGTTTTCTGAGATGCTCCCGAGCGGTGCGCCGGGCCGAGCCGGCAGCCGCCGGGCGCAGGCCGGAGGCCGTGCGCCTCGGGGAGATGAGCCTATCAAAGAGATCATCGTCGAGAATATCATCACCGGTCTTCCCGTAGGTCTGGTCGTCATCAGCGGAAAGGGCGAGATGACTATCGCCAATCCCGTGGCCGGCAGGCTCCTCGGGTATCCGGTGCAGGAGATGCTCGGAAAGGGCTGGGGGGAGCTCTTTTTCCAGAACCCGGCCAACGACGACTTCAACCAGGTCATGCTGGATGCGGTCGGGCAGGCGCGTGTGCATCTGCGCCGGACGGTCTATTATGTCCGGCCGGACGGGATGACCCTTCGGCTGCTCCTGACGACGTCCTATGTGAGCGAAGACGGCAACGTGGAAGGGGTCGTCGTTCTGCTGGAGGATCTGACCGAACTCCACGCGCTCTATGAACGGGAAAAGACCATCCTGGAAGACAAGAACCGCATCCAGGCCGAACGGGTGGAGAGCCTGCGCTATTTGGCCCTGGCCGTCGCGCATCAGATCCGCAATCCGGTCATGTCGATCGGCGGGTTCGCCCAGCGGCTGAAAAAGAAGGCGTCCGAGGACACGACGGAGGCCCGCTACCTGCAGTTCATCCTGGAGGGGGCGGCGCGACTCGAGAAGATCGTCGAAAGCGTCAAAGCATACGCGGATTCCTTCGAGCCGCGCCTGCAGACCGTCAGGCTCGACGAGGCGATCCGGGCCGCCGTCGAGGCCTTTCGGCTGGAGCAGCGCGGGTCGCTCGAGCGGGTGAAGTGGGAGATGGAACTCGATCCGGTGGAGGTGCGCCTGGATCCGTCGCTCTTCCGCGGCGGACTGAGGGAGCTGCTCCTGAACAGCCTGCAGGCGCTCAAGGGGGGCGAGGGCACGATCGGCCTCAGCCTTTCCGGGGCCGGCGCCGCAGGCGGATGGCGGCTCGAGGTGGCGGACAGCGGCGTCGGGATCCCTGAATCGGACCTGCCCTATGTGCTCGACCCCTTTTTCTCGACCCGCCCCGATGCCGTCGGCATGGGGCTCGCGAAGGTGTACCGGGTCGTGACCGACCACGGTGGGACGCTCGAACTGGAGAGCCATGAGGGGAAAGGCACGCGTGTGATCATCACCATGCCGGGGGGCGGGCCGGCGCAGGGGTCCGTTCGCGAACGGGGGCCGGCCAAGTGA
- the rfbD gene encoding dTDP-4-dehydrorhamnose reductase, protein MKKQVLICGGAGQLGRDCAAVLEAAWRVSAPGSKTLDIADREAVLEAVEALRPDVILNCAAYTKVDQCETDRAEAWRVNALGPRNLAEAGATHGALLVHVSTDYVFDGRRVPPEPYTEEDAPGPLSVYGQSKLAGEMAVREIAERHAILRTAWLYGAGGHNFLKTMLRLAVSDPERVIRVVNDQYGCPTWSRDLARQIARVMEAGVCGTFHACGEGFCTWYDLARRFLELMALPHRLAPCSTSEYPTAAVRPRNSILENRRLKEEGLDVMRPWEEALEEFVALNGRALLEEVNA, encoded by the coding sequence ATGAAAAAACAGGTCCTCATCTGCGGGGGTGCAGGGCAGCTCGGGCGCGACTGCGCGGCGGTCCTGGAGGCGGCGTGGCGGGTGTCGGCGCCGGGATCGAAGACGCTCGACATCGCCGACCGTGAAGCGGTCCTGGAGGCGGTCGAGGCCCTTCGCCCGGACGTGATCCTCAATTGCGCCGCCTACACGAAGGTGGATCAGTGCGAGACCGACCGCGCGGAGGCCTGGCGGGTCAATGCCCTCGGGCCCCGGAACCTCGCCGAGGCGGGCGCGACACACGGGGCGCTGCTGGTCCATGTCTCGACGGACTACGTCTTCGACGGCCGGCGTGTTCCGCCCGAACCCTACACGGAGGAAGACGCCCCCGGGCCGCTCTCGGTCTACGGGCAGAGCAAACTCGCGGGGGAGATGGCGGTGCGTGAAATCGCCGAGCGGCACGCGATTCTTCGAACCGCCTGGCTCTACGGAGCGGGCGGCCACAACTTCCTGAAGACCATGCTGCGCCTGGCGGTCTCCGATCCGGAGCGCGTCATCCGGGTGGTGAACGACCAATACGGCTGCCCGACCTGGTCCCGGGACCTGGCCCGGCAGATCGCCCGCGTCATGGAGGCCGGGGTGTGCGGCACCTTCCACGCCTGCGGGGAGGGCTTCTGCACCTGGTACGACCTGGCGCGCCGCTTTCTCGAACTCATGGCCTTGCCGCACCGGCTGGCGCCCTGCAGCACGAGCGAGTATCCGACGGCGGCGGTGCGCCCCCGCAACTCCATCCTGGAAAACCGGCGCCTCAAGGAGGAGGGGCTCGATGTCATGCGCCCCTGGGAAGAGGCGCTCGAAGAATTCGTCGCCCTGAACGGCAGGGCTTTGCTGGAAGAGGTCAACGCATGA
- a CDS encoding inositol monophosphatase family protein, whose protein sequence is MLKTAIEAAQRAGRLIAERYPSERRFALKGFRDLVSDADTAAEAQIIELITRRFPGHAILAEEAGGPDAAAGEYTWVIDPLDGTTNYVHRHPVFAVSIGVLQRGRPLLGVVHDPLRNHTFVAHRGGGARLNNEPIQVSAVPTLDEALIGFDWGHSDEMRGRIAGCAGKLLTCCGGLRVMGSACLALAYVAAGWLDGYFQAGLKPWDTAAGILLVSEAGGCCSTLQGEPFQVGEPGCLASNGAVHDSCLEILQGALA, encoded by the coding sequence ATGCTGAAGACAGCGATCGAGGCGGCGCAGCGGGCGGGGCGGCTCATCGCCGAGCGGTATCCATCGGAGCGGCGCTTTGCCCTAAAGGGATTCCGAGACCTGGTGAGCGATGCGGACACCGCGGCGGAGGCGCAGATCATCGAGCTGATCACGCGGCGCTTCCCCGGCCATGCGATTTTGGCGGAGGAGGCCGGCGGCCCGGACGCGGCCGCAGGCGAATACACCTGGGTCATCGACCCGCTGGACGGCACGACCAACTACGTCCACCGCCACCCGGTGTTTGCCGTCTCGATCGGCGTGCTTCAGCGCGGCCGGCCGCTTCTCGGGGTGGTGCACGACCCCCTGCGCAACCACACCTTTGTTGCGCACAGGGGCGGCGGGGCGCGGCTCAACAACGAGCCGATCCAGGTGAGCGCCGTGCCGACCCTGGATGAGGCCCTCATCGGGTTCGACTGGGGGCACAGCGACGAGATGCGCGGCAGGATCGCCGGGTGCGCGGGGAAGCTGCTCACGTGCTGCGGAGGGCTGCGCGTCATGGGCTCTGCGTGCCTGGCGCTCGCCTATGTCGCCGCCGGATGGCTGGACGGGTATTTCCAGGCCGGGTTGAAGCCCTGGGACACGGCGGCCGGCATCCTGCTCGTGTCGGAGGCCGGCGGGTGCTGCAGTACGTTGCAGGGGGAACCCTTCCAGGTGGGGGAGCCGGGCTGCCTGGCATCGAACGGCGCGGTCCACGATTCCTGCCTCGAGATCCTTCAGGGCGCCCTGGCCTGA
- a CDS encoding ATP-binding response regulator, which produces MRTILVVDNDKHILTFMTEFLQKQGHEVLTAEDGLSALDLLREQSPDIIFTDLVMPNISGETLCRIIRGMPHLENAYLVVLSDVAAEQRDHPLQLDIDAQIAKTPLDELARSLSSVLDAALSEPRRSCPERVLGIDGIYSRGVTRELLAFKEHFEQILANMSEAVFEVTTDRRIVYVNPAALSISGNAEDRLLGGRMEDLFVQRERGAIRKLLDSALASRIPIQRAGPYSINRHKTLLSFSPLPRSAKKWVAILNDVTDEVELQAQLLSAQRMEAVGTLAAGIAHDFNNLLMNIQGNVSLMLWALSEDHPHYERLRKIEKQVRNGSRLTSQLLGYARKGRYDVRPTDLNPLIRESADTLVKTRKQLTFRGEFAADLLQVEADQSQMQQLFLNLFVNAADAMPQGGELLVQTRNTMRAEVMSPTFDAPEERYVTVSVRDTGCGMAPETIERVFEPFFTTKEAGKGTGLGLTSVYGIVKGHAGHIEVQSELGRGSVFTIHLPAGKPRNEVLEEAEEEASHIAQAGDFSGREGILLIDDEKRIRDVGRELLEALGYRVLTAGSGDEALELFAERRAEIDLVLLDMIMPGMSGGEIFDQLKERYPDVRVLLSSGYSLDGEAGRIMERGCNGFIQKPFRMRELSSKIREVLN; this is translated from the coding sequence ATGCGCACAATCCTGGTAGTGGATAACGACAAGCACATCCTGACCTTCATGACGGAGTTCCTGCAGAAGCAGGGCCATGAGGTCCTGACCGCCGAAGACGGCCTGTCGGCCCTCGACCTGCTGCGGGAGCAAAGCCCGGACATCATCTTCACCGACCTCGTCATGCCGAACATCTCGGGCGAGACGCTCTGCCGGATCATCCGCGGGATGCCCCACCTCGAAAACGCCTACCTGGTCGTCCTTTCCGATGTCGCCGCCGAACAGCGCGACCATCCCCTGCAGCTCGACATCGACGCCCAGATCGCCAAGACGCCGCTCGATGAACTGGCGCGCAGCCTCTCATCCGTGCTGGATGCCGCCCTCTCCGAGCCCCGCCGGAGCTGCCCGGAGAGGGTCCTCGGCATCGACGGCATCTACTCACGGGGGGTCACCCGGGAACTGCTCGCCTTCAAGGAGCATTTCGAACAGATTCTGGCCAATATGTCCGAGGCCGTCTTCGAAGTCACGACCGACAGGCGGATCGTCTATGTCAATCCAGCCGCCCTGTCCATATCCGGGAACGCGGAGGACCGCCTGCTCGGCGGGAGGATGGAGGACCTCTTCGTCCAGCGTGAACGGGGCGCCATCCGCAAACTCCTCGACAGCGCACTCGCCTCCCGCATCCCCATCCAGCGGGCAGGCCCCTATTCCATCAACCGGCACAAAACGCTTCTGAGTTTTTCCCCCCTGCCGAGATCGGCCAAAAAGTGGGTGGCCATCCTGAACGATGTGACAGATGAGGTCGAACTGCAGGCACAGCTCCTGTCCGCGCAGCGGATGGAAGCCGTCGGCACCCTCGCGGCCGGCATCGCGCACGACTTCAACAATCTTCTGATGAATATCCAGGGCAACGTCTCCCTGATGCTCTGGGCGCTTTCGGAGGACCATCCCCATTACGAGCGGTTGAGGAAGATCGAAAAGCAGGTCCGGAACGGCTCCCGGCTCACCTCCCAGCTCTTGGGCTATGCCCGGAAAGGTCGCTACGATGTCCGCCCGACCGACCTGAACCCTTTGATCCGTGAATCCGCCGACACCCTCGTCAAGACGCGCAAACAGCTCACCTTCAGGGGCGAGTTCGCCGCGGACCTCCTCCAGGTGGAGGCGGATCAAAGCCAGATGCAGCAGCTTTTCCTGAACCTGTTCGTCAACGCGGCCGATGCCATGCCGCAGGGGGGGGAGCTCCTGGTCCAGACCCGCAACACCATGCGGGCCGAGGTCATGAGCCCGACCTTCGACGCCCCCGAGGAACGCTACGTCACGGTTTCCGTGCGAGACACCGGCTGCGGGATGGCCCCGGAAACCATCGAGCGGGTCTTCGAACCCTTCTTCACCACCAAGGAGGCCGGAAAGGGAACCGGCCTCGGTCTGACCTCCGTTTACGGGATTGTCAAAGGGCATGCCGGACACATCGAGGTTCAATCGGAACTCGGCCGTGGGAGCGTCTTCACCATCCACCTGCCGGCAGGCAAGCCCCGGAACGAAGTGCTCGAGGAGGCGGAAGAAGAAGCGTCTCACATCGCCCAGGCAGGGGATTTCAGCGGCCGGGAAGGCATCCTGCTGATCGACGACGAGAAGCGGATCCGCGATGTGGGGCGGGAGCTGCTGGAGGCGCTCGGATACCGGGTCCTTACGGCCGGAAGCGGGGATGAAGCCCTCGAACTCTTCGCCGAGCGCCGTGCCGAAATCGACCTCGTCCTTCTCGATATGATCATGCCAGGCATGAGCGGCGGTGAGATCTTCGACCAACTGAAAGAACGCTATCCGGACGTGCGCGTGCTGCTTTCGAGCGGCTACAGCCTGGACGGAGAGGCCGGCCGGATCATGGAGCGCGGCTGCAACGGTTTCATCCAGAAGCCCTTCCGGATGCGCGAGCTTTCCAGCAAGATCCGTGAAGTCCTGAACTGA